The genomic stretch TCTCTTCGCTTCAACCTTTCTCCTTAAGGTGGACACAATATCTTGGACCTTAGCTTCAACATTTCCTTCATAATCCCTTGTTTGAACAAAATTTCTATCCACATTATACTTAACCAGGGAACCTTGCTCCTCAGTCAACAACATGTCACACAAGTTGTCTGGCTCATCCAGTTTGACATCTCCATCATTGATCATTTGGTTGCTCTAAAATAGTCGAGTGCAACTTATTTTAGCATACGTACCTTGAGAACCACAAGAATAATTCTTCACATGAGAAACAGGAAAGTAACTTACATCTTCTTCCAAGCTCAACTCAAGGTCAAACTACATTTGATGAACCACATGCTCCACCATGATGTCTGACAGGACATCAACACACATGAGATCTCTCTCCAGCCTCTCATTGTATTTCACAATGACTTCCTCCAGCAACTGAACCCCCTCTTTAAATGTCAAAGCTTATCTTTACATCATCCTATCAAGGGCTTCATTGTCAGGTTAAGACCTATCACTAACTTCCTTTTTCATATTACAACATCATCAATATGTTCATTCCATTTATGATTCTTTTCATGATTAGCCTCGTTACAAGACTTGGACAAGATTTTCATGATCTTTTTCACCATGATGACAAAAGGTAAGTCTTTAACTTTCACATTCAAGTTCATATTAAGGAAGGTACTTTGATCATCCATCTGGTTAAGTTTAAGCTTCATACATGAGAGTCTGGGTCTCAAACAGATGGCTCAAAAAGTATTAACATCACATATACTCCCATCTTCTCTAGTAGGTAGCAACAGGTTACCTGATTTGTCAATAACAACCTGCTTCATAGCAATACCCGTGAGATCAACATCTTCGATATTATGGGGAGACATATCATTTACAATTTGAGTGTCATTGGTAAACAATACATACTCCTTGTTGTTAACATCACAATCCAGAGGTACACTTTCATCCTTATTTCTCCCTTCTTCACCCCATGTCTTCACATATTTTACTTTATGCTCATGATTATTAATGACATCTCCATTGGATACAATAATATCAACCTCAATAGCTTCATGATCATCATTCTCCTTATGTACTTGAGACTGTGTTAACATGTTGTACATGATGTCTAGCACATCATTATCATCATTCTAAATTCCCATATTGGATTTCTGGGTTTCTTCATGAAAAGACATATGAATGAGATGACGATTCTTCATAGGCTCAAACATGTGAGGGACATTAATCACAATTACACCAGTAGCTATATCAGATTTTTCAACAAATAGAATGTTATGAAGAGCAATATTTGAAACATATTTCTTGATATACAACCTAAGACTGGACTCTAAGATACTACGAGAAACACAAATTCATGCTTCACCAAATTCATTATCATAATTTTGGTTAATCAGAACTCTAGTCATATGAGAATGAATGCCAAAATTTCTCTTCTCATCTCAGTCCTTGTTCTGAACCACTATTGGTTGTTCAATGTTGGGAGGACCATCAGCATGACCATTACCCTTCCTTTCAATGACAACTCCTTGCATGAGTCTAATAAATCCCATAAGTGGTATTTCTTCTTCAATATTTACTTTTGGTAACCCTTTGACATCATCTTCAGATATGATATCCTACATGATCTTAATCTTGGATTCGGGCTGAGAAATTCACATATACAGTTGTCTTTGGATCTTAAGCCCTTCATTAACACAACGTGATCCTTTCTAGAGACAATAGATTATGACTTATTATAGCTAACATCCAGACCTTGATCACATGATTGACTTATGCCGATCAAGTTAGTAGTTAATCCTTCAACTAGCAGCACATCATCAAGACATGGTAAATCTAGACTCACCAACTTGCTTATTCCCTTGATTTTTCCTCTAGTTCCATCACTAAATGTGACAGACCTATTAGAATAGGGATTTAACTCTTCAATATAGCTCCTTTCCCCACCCATATGTTGTGAACATTCATTATCAAAATATCAATCCTTTATAGAAGAAACTCTAAGAGGAACATGAGCTAAGAGACATTTGACAGTTTCCTTGGGATTCCACATTTTCTTAGCTTGATTTTTCTTCCCTTTATTTCCTTTGGAATTTGGCTAACTTTAATACTGAGGATATCtataaattttatatcaaaaTTGTCTTATATGACCATATATCTACCACATTGGTGACATCTCTTTGCAGAGTTCTTGTAATCCATGTGTTGAGGGTACACATGTTGAGCACGATGCTGAGACATGTGGTCCAACATTTGAAAACTAGTCTTCTTCTTAGTGGGAAATTCGACCTTTTTGTTCATGTAACTATAGTCAAACCTTATAGTCTTCTTATCCCTAATCTCCAATATCTCATCTAACATATCAGGACCACTGTTCAACACAAAACATATATTTTCAAGTTGTCAAGTTTGGATTTTAACAATGTGACTTCTTCTTCCAGTATTATAATGGTTAAACCAAGCTTCTCTTTTTCTAGGAGTATAACACTTATGGTTTTATTTTGTTTCTCTTCTCTCAAGAAAGATGCATTCCATTCAGTGATCAACTCTCTATAAGTTTCAACAAGATCTTCTGCTGACATCTCTTCATCACTATACTTACTGTAAAATTCATATTTCCCAATAAAATCCATCACTTTATTAGTTGTTTCATCATTAGACTCAAAATGATTGATTGGAAATTACTTTTTCTATTTCTGTATACAAATGGGACATGCAGCTATAGTGTGGCCAAACCCTTCACATTCATAACATTGAGCTCATTTGCCTTTGTTATCTTTGAAATCATCTTTGTTCTTGTTCAGTTGACTGGTGTCTGATCTCTTGTCTGGGACATTTATCCTTCATTTTCTGTCCAACCTTTTCAAATCATCATTGAATTTTCTTTCAACACGGGCTATAGCCTTTGAAAATATTTCTCCACCTTGATCTCCATCCTCTTCAGTGTTGGACACAAAAGTTATGTTTTTGTTCTTCTTTTCTGATCTATCATTAAAGGCCATCTCAAAGATTTGTAGAAAACCGATTATCAACCTTTATACTGCTTAAGTCCCGAGTTTATTCAATAGTTGTTATTTTCATATCAAAcctcttaggtaatgacctgagaattttcctgGAAAGCTTTTCCTTAAACATCTTTTCTCCTAAGGCAAAAAATTGTTGCCAATATCACACAGTCTAATGTGGAAGTCACATATAGATTCTTATTCattcatcctcaaattctcaaacttgGTGGTAAAAAGCTGCAGCCTTGACATTCAAACTTTTGATGTGCCTTTGTGTGCAATTTTTAGAATCTCCCATGCTTCTTTAGCTTTTGAACATGTGTTGATCAACCTAAATATGTTCTTGTCCACACCATTAAAAATAacattcaaggccttggaatttccaagagcttCCTCATCTTCATCAATAGTCTAATCTGCTTCTGATTTCCGACTGGTTATGCCATCTTCAGTAATAATTATAGGTTGTTTCCACCCTTTAGGCACAACTTTCCATGCTTTATTTCCTAAGGATTTGAGAAAAGCAACCATTACCAccttccaatagtcatagtttATGTCATCCAAAATAGATGGTTTATTAACAAATCATCCATCTTTGATTGTCTCCATTTGAGTAAAACTTATCTTCCCTGGAGCTTACTCAACAGACtagggtgcctgctctgatgccaattgaaattatATTCCTCAAGGAAAATTGTCGAACATGATCCTCCGATAATAGGTACAATAATACACATCAGAACCAATACTCTAACTAGTAATAGATGATGGATCAGAAAAGTAATAAAGAACACAAtcaattgtttacccagttcggtgaaacTACACATACGTCTGGGGGATAAGTCCacaacccaagaaaggaaattcattATTAGTAGTATAGTACAATTAGACTTACAAGCAACAACAAACCCTATGTTGTTTAATGTCTTTTCCTAATACTACccaatgactttctatttagaGTCTCCCTCTAAATATGGGAACCTACTCACTTTCTTCTCTGCCATAATCCCAGTGACAGGGGCAAACAACCACTAACCCCAGTGATCAACTTCAATCTTCACAAGATAAAGAATGTTGGatattacaactcaactagaAAAACCTTatatgccaagttactgaaacataaAGGTGTACATAAACAATGTtaattacaactcaactagatAAACCATCTATgtcaagttactgaaacatagaggtgtacataaaGATTAAACACTAATCCTATTAGGGAATTAGTGTGAATACACTACACAAAACCTAAAACTCTAAGATCTTCAATTGGAGTGCTTGCTTTCCAATGTAGGTTTGAGTTCCTTATATAGAAAACTAACCCTGGGCTTTTCTCCTTGGATAATATCTTTAAATTTGTCCATAATTAATGCAGAATCTATTGCATATTTGATTTTCTCATTGAATATATCCAACAAGATATGATTTGTTTTAACTTAAATTTAAAATCAATTATTCATTTAAATCCAAATTAAACTCCATCTAGTTGTCAAACAATTCACCTAATCAtattattaaataaataacaataaaatcTTTAACAAATATTTTATAAAACACACTCCAAAATGCAACATTTTGGCGCCTGTTGCACAAGGCTCAAATGTCGTACCAACATGGTGAAGCACCGCGCCCAACACATGTCCTTTCTACAGCTTTAGCAAGCTAGACCAATCTTGAACACGTGGACATTTCTCCAAGTTTTTGTTTTTCTAAAATGCTGCTAATCCAAAGGATCAATTCAATAAGAACAACACTTATGCACTTACTTTATTCTAGTGTTGATTCTTAACCACCCAACATTTTGCATTGTACAACACCATAGGTCTCACCATAGTATGATAAAATTTTCTCTTCAACTTGAGAAGTACATTTGTGTCATATAAAACTCCTGAAGCCCTTCTCGATTTCATCCGCCCAACTTGAATTCTATAGTTTTCAACCTCTTTTATTTCTCCATCATTTTGTAATACAAACTCATGATATTTAAACAGTGTGACTTGTGGAATATAGTCTTTTACTTTTACCTCTAGGTTAGAAACACTTCTTCTTTTTGTTGAACTTTAACTCCATATACTCCGTTTTACTTCTGCTTAGCCAAAAACCATGCATTTATAATACTCGCCTCCATGTATCCAACCTCTCATTTAATTCCCCATTCCACTCTCCAAGTAGGACTATATCATATGCAAAAAAATATGCATCTCAGTCCTAGCTCTTGAATGTGTTTCGTGAGTACATCCAAAATTAAAGTAAAAATACAAGGGCTTAGGGTTGAATCTTGATGCAAACTTATTGTAATGTGGAAATCGTTATGCCTCCACCCTGTGTTCGTACATTAGTCGATGCCCTTTCATACATATCATGGATAACTCAAATATGTGTAATCATAACCTCTTTTTTCTCTTGGGTTTTCCACAATATATCTATAAGCACTCTATCGTACACCTTTTCCAAGTAAATAAAAATTATATGCAAGTTTTGTTGGTCCATTTGATATTGTTCCACCATACGTTGTAGTAGATAGATCGCTTCCATGGTAGATCTCCCATGCATAAAACCAAAATTATTCTTAGCAACTTGAGTCTCTTTTCTTAGTCTCCGCTCAATCACTCTTTCTCATAACTTCTTGGTATGACTCATAAGTTTAATCCCATATAATTTACACAATTTTGTATACCCACTTGTTCTTATAGATTGGAACTAAAATGTTTGTTCTCCTATCATCTAACATTTGCTTTGACCTCATAATTTCATTAAAGAGATTGGTGAGTCTCTCAATACCTTTATCTCCAAGAATTTTTCACACTTCAATAGGAACATTGTCTGGTCCAACCACCCTACTGTTACTCATCCTTTTCAATACTTCTTTTACCTCTTGTTTCTAAATCTGACGGTAATAGTTATAGTTTCGATCATCTTCTTTAATACCGATCTTGCTAGAGTCTAGTGATATATCATATTctttattaaataaattttagAAATATATCTTCCACATATCCTTTATATTTTTTTTCCTAAACTAAGACTTTGTCTTGTTCATCTTTAATACACTTCATTTGATCTAAATCTCTTATCTTTCTTTCTCTTCTCTTATCAAGTCTATATATAGAATTCTCTACCTTCTTGATTCCTAAAAATTGGTATAATCCATAAAATCTTGGTTTCTTGCTTCACTCACCACCTTCTTAGTCTTGTCCTTAGTTTTCTTATACTTTTCTCAAGTTTTGACATTTTTATACCTAGATCATTCTCTAAATAATTTTTTTTACTCTAACTTTACTCTTAACACTTCCACCACCATGATTCTTTACCCATAAATCCAAAACCTCTTGATTTTCTCAACGTCTCTTTAGCTACTTTTCTAATCTTTTGGACCATCTTATTCCACATATCATTTGCACTTCTTTGTGGTTGTCCAATCCCTCCCTCCAAGATCTTGTgttgaaaattttcttattttcACCCTTCAAATGCTATCATTTGATCTATGGTGTTCACATGTTACTTCTTCTCTTTGGACTCCTATTGATTCTTACATCCATAACCAATAATCTATGTCGGATATTCAAGCTCTCTCCCAGAATAACTTTACAATCCAAGCAAATCTTCCTATATGAATTCCTAATAACAAATAAATCTATTTGAGAACATGTCCCCCCCACCACACACACTCTTATATGCGATAAGATGCTCATATCTTTTTCTAAACCAGGTATTAGCTATAATAAGATCAAAAGCCAACAAAAACTTCAATATTGATTTACCCTCGACATTTACCTCCCCGAGACCATACCCCATGCACACTCTCAAAACCTCTTGTTATACTCCCTATATGTCCATTTAGATCCTCTCATAAAAAAAAGTTTATCTCCTTTAAGTATATCATGAAGTAAGCCTTTTAAATTCTTCTAAAATTTTAAGTATTTTACTAATCCACATGAGGTGCGCATGAATTAATAACATTAAGTGTGTCTTGTTCCACTATAAATTTCAAGGTTATGATTCGATCTTCTATTCTTTTTACATCCACAATATCCTCCTTCCACTCATTGTCCAATAATCTTCACCTTATTTTTTGATCTAACATTTTCGGTATACCAAAGCTTAAATCCCGAATTGTCTAATTCGTTTTTTCACCTATCCACTTGTTTTCTTGTAGGCACATGAAATTGATTTTCCTCCTAACCATAATGGCCACTATTTCCATAGATTTTTCAATAAGCTTGCCCAAAAACGAATCTTACTCTCATGAACTACCTTCTTTATCCACACACGAATTGTCTAATTCGTTTTTTCACCTGTCCACTTGTTTTCTTGTAGGTACATGAAATTGATTTTCCTCCTAACCATAATGACCACTATTTCCATAGATTTTTCAATAAGCTTGCCCAAAAACGAATCCTACTCTCATGAACTACCTTCTTTACCCACACACGTTCACGGACCTTGCTCTTTCGGAATCCCGACGACGATGCAACGACCCTTGCTCTTTTGACATTATTTTTAACTAAATCTCAACGACAATGCAATAACTCTTGCTCTTTTAGTATTGTACTCGAGTCCTACAACGCATTGCTTACAATCAACAATTGAGCATTCACATTATTTCATAGTTAATCCATATCATAAAGATTCGACAAAATTTCATGTTGATTGTCGACTGTCTAACCCAACTCTCTCATTTTATATGCGCTTGATACCGACTATGCATGGTAAACTTAATCAGTCAAAAtttaatatataaataaaataaataataaaattactACAATGATAATGTCATGAACAAAACAAAAAACTCAATTTATTTAATAAGATATAAAAAACATTTCAGCCTTATAAATATTTCCCCCTCATCCATCCCCCCAAAAAATCCAAAATTGACAAAAGCAGAAGTGGAAATGCAAATTGCCACTTATTATTTACAAATGTTAATTAATTACACTCTTCTGTTATCTAAAGGTCCCTTTCATACTTTTCATTTTGGATAATCCATGAGAGTTATTTGTAATTGAGAACTATCAGTCTCTGGTGAATACTTTCTGATGAAAGCCCTTCTCCACCAAATCTCAAAAGCCTTCTGAATGTTAGGACAATCATCTCCTTTATTAAGAAACCTATCAAACCAATTAAGCAACAAAACTTGCTGTTGAAGTAAAGGCAATGTTAGTATAGTTTGGCTCAGTCCATCTTCAACCAATTTCTTATCGACCGATTTAGAACCTCTCTTCATCCATCCAAAATCTTCATACAGAGCTTCTAACCATGTCGACAACAACGAAAATCGAATTTCTTTCGGCACCAATATGTGCCCCCTTCCAATCCCAATACACAGTTGCGCTGTGATTCTACTGATTTCATAACGATAAATGATTTGAACTTTCGAATGAAGTGCAGCGAGTTCTTTCTGTTCCGCCCATATTTTCACAAACTCATCCCCCATCCTTTTGCAAATCAAAATGTCAACAATCCATTGTATGTTGTCAGCTTCGCGAGCTATTTCGCTCATTAAAACCCCACGGTCTGGCCTCTCAGGCGAGTCGTTTGCTTCAGATAGGCACAGGACAAGAGAACCAATACATCTTTGGCAAAGATGATAGAGTGTGTCTTTAGAAACATCGAGTTTGTTGCCATCATTATACGCATCCTCGTTAAGTAATTTCGATAACAGGGATTTCATTTCCCGACGCGCCTTGTCGTCTTTAGCTTGTAGAACACCACTTAGAAGGCTCGTGAAAATGTCATCGGCTCTCGCAGCAGTAGATGGACTTGACGACGACACTCTAAGAAGAACTTCAGTCGCAGAATCATGAAGCTGCAAATGACCTAGTTGAGATATAACTTCCTCCTGTTCATCCTCAGTCCATGGAATCGCTTCTAAATATTCTAGACAAGACATAACCCCTAGGTCAAACATGATAGCTGCTGATACCTGCAAAAGAAGGTAAGCAAAATACTCTACAAAGGTTATGGTGTAGAACGACTGTAGCACCAACATCTCTGAAAAAATGCGTGTCTGATACCAATACCAACACTTGTGATTATGCTCAATTTAtcatatttttcaaattattattaGTGTAGACATTTCAGTGTAATTGACAACAAGGCCAATTAAGCATTAATCATTCATCATTGCTACACAAAATAAGTTCCTAGTTTAATCATTCATCATTGCTAATTTGCTAGGAAATGAAAAATACCTTGAGCAAGTTCAAAACTTTAGAAACACCATCTTCAGCAATGAACCTCAACCTCTTGTTAAGATCCACACAATGCATCAAAACGACAGCTTCCACATAAACGTCAACGTCGTCGCAATCACTGATCTCAACCGAATGCGTCATTCCATTCCCATTCCCATCGGCACCTTCACAACGAAGCTTCTCCGCGAAGAATCTACTCTTGTCAGCCAAAACGCTCTTCTGAACATCCATCGAAACCTTCAACCCTTCCTTTCCGACCACCGTCAGCTTCACATCACCGCCGCTAAACGAAGCTTCTTCTAGCAGCTTCTTCACCCGATCTTGCATTTTCCGGCGCTTTTCGTCGGAGAGTTTGGCGTCGCGGTTCTGATCGTCTGACATCATGTCGAAGAGTGACTGAGTTTGAGTTTGAGTTTGAGGTTGACTCGGGCGAGTTGTGGATGGTGGTGGAGATGGGGAAGAGAAGGTTCTAGAAGGTGAGAATGAAGAGATGGTTGGGTCTGATATGAAACCCTGTCTTATCATCGTTGAAACTTGTTTTGATTTCATTGAATCTGTGATAAGAatcgaagaagaagaagaagaaaagttGAAGAAAGCGAGTGAGAGTCAGAAAATGCTACATTGTTTCGCAttagagagagaaagagaaagagaatCCAAGACAGATTCTTTCAATTTTAGATCATTGTTAGATTAGAAAAATGAGCCTCATCATATTTAATGGCTTTATGTTTATGAAGCCCAAAATTCTTAAACACATTTTATTTCTAATTTTTTCAATAATCATTTTTAGATCTAGTTTAGGTAAATCAAGAGTTTACACCTCTAAAGATGTAAGTCGGGCAATCTATTAGTATATGATTTGTTGATCGATTAAAAAATAATTGAGATTTTTTATGAACTACGGATGCACAGGGAAAAAGggtttattttaaaaatttatgaTAAGGTAGttttaaaatttgttttttgAAAGGTAAATTCTTGAACAAGTCGGTATCACTTTTGTCAAGATCATTCTTACTTCTTTACTTATATATAGTATGAAAAATTATTGGATTCCTCTATAGGTTTTCGAGGTCTTGGATAAAATAGTGAAGAGTTTTATTTGCCATGGTACGAGAGATTGTTTCATACATATGATTGGTTGGAACAAGATTATCATAAGCTAGGAAAGTTAAGTGGTTTAGGGACTCATTTATCTTGTTTGCAAAATAATGCTTTGTCAGGTAAATTTGTTGGGAGCTAATTGTAATCAAACATGAAACTTTTTTAAGATATCTATCTTTTCTTGAGTCCTATTTTTTTTAAGATAAGTATCTTTTTAAAGGTAATATGTTACTTGATAAAAAAAGTTTGCTCACCTACATGAAAAACCATTCTCAAGAATCTTAGTGTGTTAAAGTACCGTTTTATTTTTAATACAGGAGATGGAAATATCAATTTTTGATTTCAACAATAGCTCACAAAACATCATCGTTTTAAGAATATCCAATGTATCTCGTATTAACTTATGGGATTGAAGATCAAATACCTATGAATTGATAGTAAAAATACCACTGCAGACTTAAATCGTTCGCTAGCTCCAAAAGTTACTACATTTGATTTGGAGATTACAACCAACCTTGTTTATGTTGAAGATTGGTGATTCTTGAGTAAAAGATTTAATAGTAAATATACTATCCAAAAGCGGGTTTTATTAGTTTCCACTATACATCAAGATTTATAATTCTAATAATTCTAATAATCACTATAATTGAATGTGGATGTTACATATTGTAATGAGtgtttaatttttttatttagaaaattTGGCATAACTCTCTTTCAACTAAGTTtgttctacaacatcaaagtGTTAATATTTCATCCACTTGTTCTTTttgtgtttgaaatgtcaaaACTATTACCACTACTTACTACTTTTCCAATGAGTTATGCATATTTGACATGCGTGTAGTTTTTCATATATCCATATAAGATTATTTTGAAGTTAATAATGTGAACATCTTAAATGATATATAAAATATGATTACCGAGATCGGTAAGATGCCTCCTTTGATTATGTAGAACATGTAGTGTACAAAAAATAAACTTGTCTTTGAAGGAACACTCAACACTTATGTCTACTATTGCTTCAGTTTATTTTCATAGAATCACATATCATACAAGCCTTTGGTAACTCGAAATTATACCCCTCTCTTTGACGTCCAAGAGAATTGTGTTTTAAACATGGTGACAATGATATTTGGGTAATAAATCTTGATAATAATGTGCTAACGAActtgtgagatattggatcgaactctagtatggtcaAAGGATAGCTTCTTGGTTCGATAATTCGACAAGATCTTAGCATGTcgtcgaagtctgttcacatgttgtagtcgaagtatgctagaattgttagcatgtcgaattgggcatgtttgttatgctcaattgtttaagttagcttgttctctaagttaactTGTGTAATGGACTTGTGTATAAAAGTTCATTAGTTTAGTATGTTAATTTTCTTTTAAATAGCATACTAGTATCTCATCATTGAATAATacaaatcctaattagggtgagagaggttatttgctattctataacacttgtaatattgtttcaaagagaaagtaaagaatgACAGTTTATAGCTAATTTTattgtgttcttattgttttcttcttttctaccCTTATGGATTTCTTACCGgtcaagaaaccaattatactttaTAATTCTATCACCGTTTTCACAACAAATTGGTGCGGTGAGCATGAAGAAGATATCGTCAAtaaagtatgagattgaaaacTTCACCGGAGTGAATGATTTCGATGTGTGGCGCTTGAAGATAAAAACCCTACTGGTTCAGCAAGGTTGTTTAGAAGTGTTGAAGGGAGCCGAAGTCATGGATGTTACGTTAACGGACATAGAAAAAAAATCTAGTTTGTTCCCTTGATGTTATAGAGTGTGTTCCAAGATGgagatttgtgagatattggatcgaactctagtatggtcgaagggtaGCTTATTGGTTCGATAATTCGACAAGACCTTAGCATGTCGTCTTCACATGTTGTAGTCaaagtatgctaggattgttagcataTCAAATTGGGTCTGATTGTTATGACCAACTCTTTAAGTTAACTTGTGTAATGAGCATGTGTGTAAAAGCCCATTAGTTTAatatgttagttttcttataaataacatattAGTCTCTCATCATTTAATAACACAAATtctaattagggtgagagaggttatttattattctataacacttgtaatcaagagaaagtaaagaatagcAATTTATAATCAATTTCATTGTGCtcttattgttttcttcttttctatccttgtgggtttcttaccgatcaagaaaccaattatactttgtaattcTGACATTATTTTCACAACATAACCTGAGACAAATAAGTTATGATGGTCTAGTGGGCAACTCATATTGTTAGTTCGAGTTTGATTATTATGGTAATGTGAACTTACATGTAGAGATTTAAGCTGAGTTAACAAGTATTACTCTTTATCGGGACACTGATTTCAGGAAAATTGTGTACTTTTATGACTCCTTATAAGTCATTTAGTTAGTGGCCAAGGAAACACTTAAATTTCATCATTATGTTAGCTAACCTTTGGAGCTAATTCAAAGTTATCTGGTTCAAGATTGAAACATTTTTATCCACCATATTCCGAGATAATGAAACTCTAGTGTCGATATCCTTGCCAAATTAGATACTAATCATTATTGAGCTTTTGTAATATGCACGGGTCAATGTTTTGTCTTTATTCAATCTTGATAAAATATGTTGGAGGGGTCTCTTTTATTAAGATGTcgtttctttttctttttacgTTTTTGTTTTTTATCTCATGTAACAAAAAAAATTGTTACATTCACCGATTCAATATGTGTTTTTTATATTGACATGAACTAATTTTAACTTATTTGATTTTTTTgtaaaattaatttatatttaaaGTATATTGAACGTGAAGCTTTGTGTTGAAATATATTTATGTAAATATGAATTAATTAGtaaatttaaatataaaaattaaattctAGTTTTTAAGTTAAAAACAAAATCATATTTATTCAAAATCACTCAAACgtaaaaattaattttatttatcTAAAAGTATTTTATTATCCCGACTATAAAACTAAACAAACACTTGATAAATACTTacaatattaaaaaaaaataatagaagaaataatttaattgaatgaaaattatttgaaaaatatttgtAAAA from Lathyrus oleraceus cultivar Zhongwan6 chromosome 7, CAAS_Psat_ZW6_1.0, whole genome shotgun sequence encodes the following:
- the LOC127103952 gene encoding BTB/POZ domain-containing protein At5g60050 — its product is MKSKQVSTMIRQGFISDPTISSFSPSRTFSSPSPPPSTTRPSQPQTQTQTQSLFDMMSDDQNRDAKLSDEKRRKMQDRVKKLLEEASFSGGDVKLTVVGKEGLKVSMDVQKSVLADKSRFFAEKLRCEGADGNGNGMTHSVEISDCDDVDVYVEAVVLMHCVDLNKRLRFIAEDGVSKVLNLLKVSAAIMFDLGVMSCLEYLEAIPWTEDEQEEVISQLGHLQLHDSATEVLLRVSSSSPSTAARADDIFTSLLSGVLQAKDDKARREMKSLLSKLLNEDAYNDGNKLDVSKDTLYHLCQRCIGSLVLCLSEANDSPERPDRGVLMSEIAREADNIQWIVDILICKRMGDEFVKIWAEQKELAALHSKVQIIYRYEISRITAQLCIGIGRGHILVPKEIRFSLLSTWLEALYEDFGWMKRGSKSVDKKLVEDGLSQTILTLPLLQQQVLLLNWFDRFLNKGDDCPNIQKAFEIWWRRAFIRKYSPETDSSQLQITLMDYPK